The DNA segment GCGACCGGCGTACTGACGACAGCGTCGGGATCCCACGGTCCGATCCGCCCTCTCTGTGTGAGAAAGTGGTCCGAATTTTGAAAAACGGTTAATTCGAGAGACGCACGCGTCGATCAGGGCGTCGCAATGGAACCGGTCACCTGCGATTACCGCAAATAAGCAAGTCGGTTCATACACCCGAAAAAGCTCTGTCGCTGGATGACAAACACTTCTCGAGAAACAATGCCGGAAACGTGTTCAGAGCCCGATTGCGACCGACCGGTGGCCGTCGAGTTACACATCCCCTGGACGGAAAACCGGTTCGTCTGTGCGGCCCACGCTCGCGTGCTGGGTAGACAGGACGGTGTCGTGGCAGACCCGCTTCCAGACAGCGGGTCAGATCTTCTCGAGGAGGGGGGCTGATAGGGTTCGTCGTCAGCGAGTCCCGGTTCGGCGTTTATCGGTACCCAGTTGCAACAGTTCCCGTGCCTGACTCGAGGGAAAAAGCGGCGGAAGATCGGAACGGGCGGCCTGCGTCGTTCGCGTCAGGGATGTGCGTAGTATGCGACGGAGCCCGCTTGGTCGACCTGATCGAGTCGGACGAAACCGATACGCTCGAACTGGCAAACGGCCCCAGCGTCGTAGTCGAGAACGCCGGGTTCTGCACGTCCCTCGACGTCGCCGTCCATCGTGCGTAGCGTGAGCGGAACGCTTTCCGCAGCAGGGACCCAGTGAACCACGTCGACGTCACCATCGCGGACGACGTCGATCGATTCGCCGGTGTACTGGAGCACGTCGCGCGTGTACTGGAAACAGCCCAGGCCCTTGAGCCAGATGCGTTCCTCACGGCCCGGCAGATCATCCTCCTCGAGAGCGACGGCGTCGCCGACGGGAATCGCTCTGGTACCACGGTTTTCGTGATCCGGGTGGAGTTTGGGCGCTGCCTGTTCGGGTGGACTGCCAGCGAGGCCGACTTCGACGCCCTCGCGGACGAAAAACCGGCGGTCGCTCTCGTCGTCGATCAGGTCGCGGTTGTTCGCGTAGATGGCGCTCATCGCGAGGTCGACGTCGCTCGTCGAGGTACCGAGTCCGGCCATCGCCTCGGTGATGGCCTCGCCTCGGATGCCCCGCCGGCGGAGGCTCTTGAGCGTCGGCGCGCGGGGATCGTCCCAGCCGTCGAGTTCGCCCGCGTCGATCAGTTCTTTGAGCGTCGACGTGCTCATCTTCACGTCGTAGGCGTCGACCTGGACGTGCCCCCAGTGGATGACCTCCGGGTACTCCCAGTCGAAGTAGTCGTAGACGAACCGCTGACGTTTGGCCGAATCCTGGAGGTCGATACCGCGGATGATGTGGGTGACGCCGATGAGGTGATCGTCGATCCCCGACTGGAAGTCGAGCATCGGCCAGCAGCGATACTCGCTGGCTTCCTCGCGCGGGTGTGGCGTGTCGACCATTCGGAACGCGACGAAATCACGGAGTGCGGGGTTTTTGTGCTCGATGTCGGTCTTGACTCGCAACACCATCTCTCCGCTCTCGTACTCGCCGTCGATCATCGCCTCGAACTCCTCGTGAACCGTCTCTATCGGTTTATCCCGATGGGGGCACGGTTCGCCAGCATTTTTCAGTTCGGAGAACGCTTCGCCCGAGCACGAGCAGGTGTAGGCCCCGCCGGCGTCGATCAGGTCTCGAGCGTGGTCGTAATAGATCTCGAGGCGATCGCTCGCGACGAACGTCTCGTCGGCTTCGAAGCCAAGGTACGACAGGTCCTCGAGGATGGCATCGTAGGCATCGAGGTCGGGGCGTTTCGTTTCGGGGTCGGTGTCGTCGAAGCGAACGCAGAACCAGCCGTCGTACAGCTCACGATACGTGCCGATGACAGCGGGCATCCGTGCGTGGCCGATGTGCCAGGGGCCATTCGGGTTCGGCGCACAGCGCATCCGAACCTGGTCGACGTCCTCGGCTCCCGGCAGGTCGGGCAAGAGCCGGTCGTCGTCCTCGTCTTCGGCTTCGATCTCGGCCAGTTCGTCGGGGGCCAACGTCTCGAGACGGTCCCGACGAGCCTCCCGGCCAAGATCGTTAACTCGGGCGACGACGCCGCCGACTACCCCTGGCACCTCGTCAGCGTGCTCTCTGAACGCCGGGTTATCGCCCATCAGCGGCCCCATGACCGCGCCGACGTTGGCATCACTCTCGTGTTTGACAGCGTTCAACAACGCGTGTTTCTCCGCTTCCCGCTCGACGGCCGCACGTAGATCCTCGTCCATGGCTGTTGGCAGTTGGTTTTCGCCCAGCGTTGAAAACTACCCCGGTGTGGGCCCGCTGGTGGTGTGTCTCGAGTCCAAACCGACACAACAGCTACAGCGCAGGCTAATGGGAACACGTGAAAGGGACAGCAAACCGTATCAGGAGACTTCGTCGATGTCTTCTTCGTAGACGATGAACTGCGAGATCTGCATCCACAGGGCGAACTGCTGGAGTTCACCCTCGTTGTACGCCTCGAGCCACTCCTGACGAACACCCCAGCCGTAGGCCTGCCCCTCTAGCGGGTTGACGATATCGCCGATCAACATCTCGTACTCCGTGCCACCACCGTTCTGGACGACGATTTCGTTGTACGCCTGAACGATTACACCGAGTTCGTCCATCGTCGCCTGCTCGAGTGGGTCGGTTCCGACGTCGGCAGGTTCCTCTGCTTCCGTTTCCGAGTCGGTCGTCGACTCGCCGTCAGCATCCTCCGACGCAGTGTCGCCGTCGGTATCGTCTGCCGTCTCGTCGACGATCCCCGGGCCGACCGTCGACTCGTACTCGAGGATGAGATCGCCGTCGTTTTCGTACATCGCTTCGACCGTGATCTCGTAGTCTCGAAGGCCTTCTTCGAGCACGTAATAGAACTCACTGGGCGTCCCCTCGGGCGGATCACTCGGTTCCGCTGGGTCGAACGATTGTTGTGAGCTACTGCCGATAAAGCCGCCGAGGCACCCTGCCGTGGCGACCGCACCTGCCCCAGCGAGACCGCCGAGAAACTGGCGACGAGAAGGCGTCGATTCTCGAGTATCCATACCCCTAGTGGACACCCTGTTCCCAAAAACCCGCGTTCGATATCGAACGGTGAGTCACGCCGAAACTCGAGGGATGAGTTGTGCCGAGGTCGATCCGCAGATCTCTGCAAACCTCAGTTTTCGGCTGATCGAACCACTGGCCACCAGTAACACTGTCGTCACTAGTGAACGGGCGGCCTCACTCGAGAGACGTTGTGACGTGTGGCGTCACTCGAGAGACGTTGCGCGAACAGGGAAACCAGTCCCTATTTAGCATCTTTCCAAACGTCGACGGCTGCGTGAAATCGGACACCTGCTATCGGTATCACTCCGGCCAACGTTTGGGGGACTAGTAGCCGCGTTCGATGAGGTAATCGGCGACCTGGAACAGCAGGTCACGCGCCTCGTTGTCGGGCAGGACCTCTAGACGGTCCTTCCCGCGCTGGACGAGATCGCGTGCCTTCGTGTTGGCGTACTCGATGGAACCGGCATCTTCGAGCGTCTCGACGGCGGCGTCGATTTCGGCTTCGGTGACGGCCTCGACGTCAGTCGTATCCACCAGGGACTCGATGTCGATTCCCTGTCCACGAGCGTGGACCGTGATGAGCGTCTGTTTGTGTTCGACCAGGTCGCTCCCGCGCTGTTTCCCGAGTTGATCACTCGGCACGGTCAGGTCGAGAACGTCGTCTTGAATCTGGAACGCCCGACCGACGTCGAGTCCGTAGCCATAGAGTGCGTCGACGGTGTCCTGGTCGGCACCCATCAACACGGCAGGCAACGCGGCCGACGCCGCATAAAGGACGGCCGTTTTCTGTTCGACCATCTCGAGGTACTCCTCGGGTGTGACGTCGTCGCGTGATTCGAAACTCACGTCGAGGGATTGTCCCTCACAGATACGCGTACAGGTTTTCGCGAGGATGTCGAGTGCCTGGACCGTCCGTTCGGGCTCGGCACCGGTCTCGAGCATGATTTCGAACGCCTTCGAGTACAGCGTGTCTCCCGCGAGTATCGCCGTCTCGAGGTCGTAGGCCTTGTGGACGGCCGGGACGCCCCGTCGCAGGTCATCGTCGTCCATGATGTCGTCGTGAATCAGCGTAAACGATTGGATAACTTCGACGCTGACTGCCGCGGCCATGATGTCGACGGTCGAGTCGTTCAACGACGGGAACTCACGGTAGGAAACCGAGAGCGTTTCGACGTCTGCGAGCGCCTCCGCGGCCGCCAACAACACCGTCGGCCTGAGTCGCTTCCCCCCGGCGTCGAGGAGATATCGGGACGCCTCGTAGAGCCGTTCGGGCCGCTGAATCGGGAGTTCTTCGGGAATGGCTTCGTTGACCAGTTTGCGTCGCTCTCCGACGGCCTCGAGCACAGCCTGTTCGCGTGCCTCTGGTGATGTCATATCAGTCGACAAGCTGGATCAGGTTGCCGTTCCGAGAGACGTGGACGTCGCGACCCATCTTGTATCCCTCGCTTTCACACAACTTGACGTAGCCGGAAAGACCTTTGAGGTCCTGGTGGGCTGGGATGATGTTCTGCGGCTGGAGTGCGTCGAGCATCGTGTAGTGGCCCTCCTGGTTGAGGTGTCCGGACACGTGGATATCATCGTAGACGCGAGCACCCTGCATACCGAGCAGTTTTTCGGCCTGGTAGCGCTGCCCCTCGTTGGTCGGCTCCGGAATCACGCGGGCGGAGAAGACGACTTTGTCACCATCGTCCAGTTCGTACGGCGTCTCCCCGCGGGCCATCCGGGTCAACATCGCACGCGGTTCACCCTGGTGGCCGGTGACGACGGGAAGGAAGTTCTCTTTGCCCTCGTTCATGATCCGCTTGAACGTGCGATCGACGGATTTTCGGTGACCGAACATACCCAGATCCGATGGGAAGTCGACGAAGTCGAGGCGCTCTGCGGTTCCCGAGTACTTCTCCATCGAGCGACCGAGCAACACGGGTTGGCGACCGATGTCGTCGGCGAACTCGACGAGGGATTTCACGCGGGCGATGTGGCTCGAGAACGTCGTTGCGACGATCCCGCCGTCGTAGTCTTGCATACTGTAAAGGACGTCGCGCAGATGTTCGCGAGCTACGTTTTCAGAGGGCGTGCGGCCGCCCTTGTTCGCGTTCGTACAGTCTTCGATGTAACAGAGGACGCCGTTGTCCTCGCGACCGATCTCACGGAATCGCTTCATGTCGATCGGATCGCCGAGAACCGGGGTGTGGTCCATCCGTTTGTCGAGGCCGTAGACGATTGCACCCTCGGGCGTGTGGAGTACCGGGTTGATCGCGTCGATGATCGAGTGAGTCACGTTGACGAACTCGAGTTCGACTCCGTGATCGCCGATCGTCATGGACTCCCCGGGGTCCATCTTGATCAGGTCGTTTTCGACGCCGAATTTCTGTTCGCTCTCGATCTGCTGTTTGACCAGTTCGATCGTGAACGGGGTCGCAACGACGGGCGCATCGTACCGGTGGGCCAGTTTGCTGATTGCACCGATGTGGTCCAGGTGACCGTGGGTCGGGACGATAGCCTGCACGTCGCCCTCGAGGTCGCTCATGATCCGGTCGTCCGGAATAGCGCCCATATCGATCAGGTCGAGGCTGTGCATTCGCTCGGTTTCGACGTTGTCGTGGATCAGGACCTGCGAGAGGTTCAGACCCATGTCGAAGATGACCACGTCGTTTCCGGCGCGGACTGCAGTCATCTGCCGTCCAACTTCTTCGTAACCGCCAATGGTTGCAATTTCGATTTCCATGATTGGTAACTGGGCGTGTATGCGCCCATCGAAACGGTCCACGGACCGATAGGAACTGTTGTCACGCTGTACCACCGATCACCAGTACGTTTCGGTGATCGGCGGCCCGTGATCACAACAATCCCTATCACGGGTACGGCAGACCGCCACGGTGTCGCGTCGGCCACAGTCCCGCTATGCGTTCGGGTTTTATCCGGACGGAAAGACGGCGACGCCGTCGATACGTCACGCGAACGCACTTGCCCGCGGGTTTCGCTATCGGCACCTACTCGCTCAGGTGGTATAAAGTCCGTGGGTTCTCGTGGCCGCTCGAACATCGAGGCTCGAAGTGCCTCCCGAAAAGAAATTGTCCCGATGTGCAACGTTTCTCCCGTTTCCCCATGTTTTATTCTACACAATCATTCGTGATAAGATTAATAACGATTCCCCGCACAGTGTGTGCTATGTCACCGAGACACGATCACAGCCACGACAACGCGGACTCGAGCGTTTCCAGACGAGCAGTGCTGCGAGGAGCGGCCGTTTCAGCGGTCGGTATCGGTGGCCTCGCTGTGAGTTCGTCACCGGCACAGGCCGGCAAGAAAGGCGGATGTGACGACCCGCCAATGGAGTATCCGCGGGTCACAACGCGTGGACACTTCGACACCACCTGGTGGGGTAGCGTTTACGTAACGAGCGGCAACGATGCCACGAACTACGACCTCGCAGGCGACCAGATTCCCGGACTGGACGGTTCCACACCCAGCGAGTTGCTCGTTCACGCCCACGGCTGGAACAACGACCTCGAGGGAGGCGTCTGCTCGGTCAGCGAGGCCGGGTCCACGTTCGACCTCGAAGGCTATCCCCATCCGGTCGTCGGCTACACCTGGGACGCCGATTACGGCTGGTACAACGCGACCGAGATCGCCGAGCGAAACGGGGCGAAGCTCGCGGCGTTTGTCGCCGACTACCACGCACAGAACCCTGGGGTTGCAATCAGGCTCTGCTGTCACTCGCTCGGTGCCCGAGTCGTCCTCAGTGCCGTCCAGTCGCTCGATAACTGGGGGTATCGCGATGCCGTCACGAGCGTCACGCTTCTGGGTGGTGCCGCAGACAACGGCTCTCCGGCACTCGAGGGCGAGTATGGATCGGCCATCGAACGGACTGTCGGCCGACTCGATAACTTCTGGATGAACGACGACGACGTACTTAACTGGGCGTACAGCACGGCCGAGTGGGGCACCGCAATCGGTGCCAGCAGCCTCGATGGGACGCCCCCAGCGAACTACGCCGATCACAACGTCGATTACGTCCCCGACCACTTCAGCCACTACAAGCCGGACGGCTGTCTGGATGAGGTCCTCGAGACGTTCTGAACCGATTCTAGACGACTCTCGTTCGATCGGGTTCTATCGTCCTGGTCATAAATTAGATGCCACACTGGGACCAGATCCGACTGCACATCCCTTCAAACGTCCGTTCTGGCACCAGTCACGGTACATTGACCTTGACCAGGGGTAGACGACGGCGCTGTGCTCGAGCGGCGTATACGCACAGCGAGCGGCCGTGACGAACAGCCTACGAAGAAAATCGGTCAAACGGACTCTTTTCTCACCAAATATTGCCACCAAAGATAGTTTCCACCGATCAATAAAACGGCACTCACCGGAATACAAACATTTCTAAACACACGTACAGAACGAGTATGTGAGCTATGCCGAAGGATCTCGAGCGAGACCTGGGTCTGTTCGCCGTCATTGCGATCAGTATGGGCGCGATGATCGGCAGCGGCATCTTCATTCTCCCTGGATTGGCGATGGCGGTCGCTGGGCCGGCCGTCATCGTCGCCTTCGTCCTCGCCGCGATTCTGGTCGTCCCCGCCGCACTCAGCATTGCTGAGCTCGGCACAGCCATGCCCGAAGCCGGTGGCGATTACGTGTTCATCGAACGCGGGATGGGGCCAGCAGCCGGCACGATCGCAGGATTGGGTACCTGGCTCATGTTGATGCTCAAAGGCTCGCTCGCGCTCTATGGCGGCATGTTCTACATTCACTTCGTCTACGCCTTACCGACCTGGGAGCTGATGATCCCCGGGCTCGAGTTCGCGCTCACAGTTCCTGGGGTCAGGGCTCTCGGTGTCACATTGGCACTCATTCTCATCGGCGTCAACCTCCTCGGAGTCAAACAGACCGGCGGCCTCCAGTTGGTCATGGTGATCGTCATGCTCGTAATCCTTTCCGGGTTCGTCGCCGCCGCCATCGTCCAGGTCGAGGCGGCGAACTACGCCGATTTCTTCGGCGAGGGGGTCGGCGGGATTCTGAACGCAACTGCGCTGGTGCTGGTCTCCTACGCCGGCGTGACGAAGGTCGCAGCCGTGGCCGAGGAGATCGAAAATCCTGGCCGGAACCTCCCGCTTGGGTTGCTCATCTCGCTGATCGCGACCAGCTTTCTGTACGCCTTGCTCGTGTTCGTCCTCGTCGGCATCATCGAGGGCGACGAGCTGGCCGGCTCGGAAGAACCGATGGCGCTCGCGACCGAGTTGCTGTTCGGGGACGTGACGGTGCCGGCGGCCGGGATGGAACTCGCCGTCGGATTCGCTGCCGTCGCCGCGATCGTTATCGCCGCGTTGCTCGCACTCGTTAGTACGGCCAACGCTGGCATCTTGACTGCCTCGAGATATCCACTGGCGTTGAGTCGAGACAGGCTCTTCGTCCCGGCGTTCGAGTACATTCACCCACGGTTCAAAACGCCGTTCGTCGCCATCCTGACGACGGGTGCAATTATCGTGCTCGTGGTCGCGACGATGCCGGTTGACGACATCGCGAAGATGGCCGGTGCCTTCCAAATTCTCGTCTACATTTTGGTCTGTGGGGCATTGATCGCCTTCCGAGAGCGTGATCTCGAGTGGTACCAGCCGGATTTCCACGCTCCCGCCTATCCGTGGGTACAGCTCTTCGGCATCGTGTCGGGCGTGTTCATCATCGCTCAGATGGATCGGCTCCCGATCGCTGGCACGATTCTCATCACGCTGTTTGGGTTCATCTGGTACCACTACTACGCCCGAGACCGTGTCGAACGAGAGGGTGTCGCCGTCGGTCTGGCGAGACGCGAGGCGGGCAAACAGTTCGTTCGCGACACCGAGACCGAACTCGCGCGCGAGGATCGGTACGAGGTACTCATCCCGCTGCGTCGGGACGTCACGCGCGAGCAAGAAAACGCCCTCCTGCAACTCGCCGCACCGATCGTCCGCAGCCAGGGCGGCCGCATTCGTGTCGTCCGATTCGACGAAGTACCCGACCAGGTACCTCTCGACACGGCAGCGAGCGAACTCTCCGAACGAGATGTCGCGTTCGAGGAACGGACCGACGCGCTGGTCGATCAGCTCGACGTCCCGGTCGAAGTCGGCGAGATCGTCAGCCACGACACTCGCCACGCCGTCGTCAACTTCGCCGAGCGAACCGGTGCGGACCTGATCCTCGCCCGTCAGAAGGCAACCAGCCGTCTCGGCACGTTGTTCGGCCGCGATACGGACTGGATCCTCGAGCACGCTCCCTGTGATGTCGTCTTCGTCCAGCACGAACGGCACACGCCGGTCGACGATATCGTGATCGTAACCGACCGCAGTCCGTTCAACGATCCGCTGAAGGTCGAACTCGCGAACACGCTGGCGACCCAACTCGATGCCCGGCTGCGATTCCTCTACGCCGTCTCTGATAACGCATCCGACGAACTCGTCCAGACGGTCGAGGACTACCACGCCGAACTCGACGCCCTCTGTACCGTGCCCGTCGAGAGTTCGATCGTCCGGGCGAACGACGCTGTCGACGGGTTATCGGCCGATCTTGAGCCTGCAGACCTCGTCATGCTGAGTACGGTTACCCACCGTCGGCTCCCGGATCTGCTCATCGAGCAGCGTTCAGATCGGCTCGCGGCTGCCATCGAACAGCCGGTGTTGCTCGTTCACTCGAAGAAGACCAGGCGCGGGTCGTTCCTCAGGCCGATTCTCGAGCGCGTGTTGTTCGACTGAGCATTGAGTCTTCGATCGCCGACACGCCGAGAACACCTTGACCAAACATGTAAACATATACAATTATATCCCAAAATATACTATTTATGATAGTAACCCGGAAAGGAGAGTGAGTTGAGGTAGTACATACGTTTCATTCCCTTTAGGGCCGCTTTAACTCCATACTGAACTGAGAAAGGTGCTTTCAGTTTCTCAACAAAGCCATTTCCCCAAAACACCTATTACGCCATTGAAGAGGCCATGTATTGCGCCTTAGCGATTGAACTCCCAAGTAATGATGTTGGACAATGATATTTTTTAAAGGATAAAAATATATCCGATAGGTTCACTCAGGGTGGCGCTGGAGATCCGCTCGAGGATACTCCGCTGCCCACTCGCTCCCGACGGTACTCGCGAGGTCGTGAACGCGAGCCAGTTCGGCCACCGCATCATCGTGTTCGTCGACCCGAAGATCGTGAGCCAGATGCGGTTCGTCCGGGTCGAATACAGCCAACGCGGCACTCTGCGGGTATTCTCCGCGTTTGTCACCACCCGCGTTGGCACCCGCCTCGAGCGTAGCGAGTAACCGTTCATCGAGCGATTGCCCGACGGTCGTCTCGAACCGGTCTGCCATCGCGCCGAGGACATCCTCGCCGACGAGCATATTGCCGGCGACCGTATAGTCGGGTCCGACGCGCTCACCTGCGGTCTCGACACACTCGTCACCCGTGACCGCAACAGTTTCGCCACTGGCATCGACGCCGTGGATCTGACGAACCACGGCGTGGGGATCGTCCGCGAGCAGTCGTTCGACGGTCGCGCCAATCGGCTCGCCTGCCTCGAGAGCACGAATCGTTTGCACACCGAGGGGCGTACTCGTCATCGCCTGGGTACAGACGGCCCCCGAGCGACAGACGAACGAGGCGGTCGACCCGACCGTAATCGCCTTGGTGGCAACGGCAACCCCGTGACGACCGTCGACCGTCGCACAGATCGAGAACGTCATGCGTCCTCGACACCCGAACCGGCAACCGGCCGACCAGTTACCGGTTCGCTCATCTCCTCGAGTGAGAGATGACAGGATATCTGGTGGGCACTCCTGTCGTCGACCGCTTCCGGAAGGGGTTCGTCGGTTTCACACACGTCACCGATCTTCTTCGGACAGCGCGTGTGGAACGGACAGCCGCTAGGTGGATTCAGCGGGCTCGGAACGGTTCCCTCGAGCAAAATTCGGTCGCTCATCTGCGCTGGGTCAGCGTGGGGAACCGCAGACAACAGACTCTCGGTGTAGGGATGATACGGCGGGTCGAACACTTCGTGGACCGAGCCGAACTCCGCAATCTTGCCGAGGTACATCACCGCGACCCTATCACAGAGGTGTCTGACGACGCTGATGTTGTGAGAGATGAACAGGTACGAGAGTCCGAACTCGTCCTGGATGTCGTCGAGCAGGTTGAGAATCTGGGCCTGC comes from the Natronosalvus amylolyticus genome and includes:
- a CDS encoding glutamate--tRNA ligase: MDEDLRAAVEREAEKHALLNAVKHESDANVGAVMGPLMGDNPAFREHADEVPGVVGGVVARVNDLGREARRDRLETLAPDELAEIEAEDEDDDRLLPDLPGAEDVDQVRMRCAPNPNGPWHIGHARMPAVIGTYRELYDGWFCVRFDDTDPETKRPDLDAYDAILEDLSYLGFEADETFVASDRLEIYYDHARDLIDAGGAYTCSCSGEAFSELKNAGEPCPHRDKPIETVHEEFEAMIDGEYESGEMVLRVKTDIEHKNPALRDFVAFRMVDTPHPREEASEYRCWPMLDFQSGIDDHLIGVTHIIRGIDLQDSAKRQRFVYDYFDWEYPEVIHWGHVQVDAYDVKMSTSTLKELIDAGELDGWDDPRAPTLKSLRRRGIRGEAITEAMAGLGTSTSDVDLAMSAIYANNRDLIDDESDRRFFVREGVEVGLAGSPPEQAAPKLHPDHENRGTRAIPVGDAVALEEDDLPGREERIWLKGLGCFQYTRDVLQYTGESIDVVRDGDVDVVHWVPAAESVPLTLRTMDGDVEGRAEPGVLDYDAGAVCQFERIGFVRLDQVDQAGSVAYYAHP
- a CDS encoding twin-arginine translocation signal domain-containing protein, with translation MDTRESTPSRRQFLGGLAGAGAVATAGCLGGFIGSSSQQSFDPAEPSDPPEGTPSEFYYVLEEGLRDYEITVEAMYENDGDLILEYESTVGPGIVDETADDTDGDTASEDADGESTTDSETEAEEPADVGTDPLEQATMDELGVIVQAYNEIVVQNGGGTEYEMLIGDIVNPLEGQAYGWGVRQEWLEAYNEGELQQFALWMQISQFIVYEEDIDEVS
- the idsA3 gene encoding geranylfarnesyl diphosphate synthase, with protein sequence MTSPEAREQAVLEAVGERRKLVNEAIPEELPIQRPERLYEASRYLLDAGGKRLRPTVLLAAAEALADVETLSVSYREFPSLNDSTVDIMAAAVSVEVIQSFTLIHDDIMDDDDLRRGVPAVHKAYDLETAILAGDTLYSKAFEIMLETGAEPERTVQALDILAKTCTRICEGQSLDVSFESRDDVTPEEYLEMVEQKTAVLYAASAALPAVLMGADQDTVDALYGYGLDVGRAFQIQDDVLDLTVPSDQLGKQRGSDLVEHKQTLITVHARGQGIDIESLVDTTDVEAVTEAEIDAAVETLEDAGSIEYANTKARDLVQRGKDRLEVLPDNEARDLLFQVADYLIERGY
- a CDS encoding ribonuclease J, which gives rise to MEIEIATIGGYEEVGRQMTAVRAGNDVVIFDMGLNLSQVLIHDNVETERMHSLDLIDMGAIPDDRIMSDLEGDVQAIVPTHGHLDHIGAISKLAHRYDAPVVATPFTIELVKQQIESEQKFGVENDLIKMDPGESMTIGDHGVELEFVNVTHSIIDAINPVLHTPEGAIVYGLDKRMDHTPVLGDPIDMKRFREIGREDNGVLCYIEDCTNANKGGRTPSENVAREHLRDVLYSMQDYDGGIVATTFSSHIARVKSLVEFADDIGRQPVLLGRSMEKYSGTAERLDFVDFPSDLGMFGHRKSVDRTFKRIMNEGKENFLPVVTGHQGEPRAMLTRMARGETPYELDDGDKVVFSARVIPEPTNEGQRYQAEKLLGMQGARVYDDIHVSGHLNQEGHYTMLDALQPQNIIPAHQDLKGLSGYVKLCESEGYKMGRDVHVSRNGNLIQLVD
- a CDS encoding DUF726 domain-containing protein; amino-acid sequence: MSPRHDHSHDNADSSVSRRAVLRGAAVSAVGIGGLAVSSSPAQAGKKGGCDDPPMEYPRVTTRGHFDTTWWGSVYVTSGNDATNYDLAGDQIPGLDGSTPSELLVHAHGWNNDLEGGVCSVSEAGSTFDLEGYPHPVVGYTWDADYGWYNATEIAERNGAKLAAFVADYHAQNPGVAIRLCCHSLGARVVLSAVQSLDNWGYRDAVTSVTLLGGAADNGSPALEGEYGSAIERTVGRLDNFWMNDDDVLNWAYSTAEWGTAIGASSLDGTPPANYADHNVDYVPDHFSHYKPDGCLDEVLETF
- a CDS encoding amino acid permease, encoding MPKDLERDLGLFAVIAISMGAMIGSGIFILPGLAMAVAGPAVIVAFVLAAILVVPAALSIAELGTAMPEAGGDYVFIERGMGPAAGTIAGLGTWLMLMLKGSLALYGGMFYIHFVYALPTWELMIPGLEFALTVPGVRALGVTLALILIGVNLLGVKQTGGLQLVMVIVMLVILSGFVAAAIVQVEAANYADFFGEGVGGILNATALVLVSYAGVTKVAAVAEEIENPGRNLPLGLLISLIATSFLYALLVFVLVGIIEGDELAGSEEPMALATELLFGDVTVPAAGMELAVGFAAVAAIVIAALLALVSTANAGILTASRYPLALSRDRLFVPAFEYIHPRFKTPFVAILTTGAIIVLVVATMPVDDIAKMAGAFQILVYILVCGALIAFRERDLEWYQPDFHAPAYPWVQLFGIVSGVFIIAQMDRLPIAGTILITLFGFIWYHYYARDRVEREGVAVGLARREAGKQFVRDTETELAREDRYEVLIPLRRDVTREQENALLQLAAPIVRSQGGRIRVVRFDEVPDQVPLDTAASELSERDVAFEERTDALVDQLDVPVEVGEIVSHDTRHAVVNFAERTGADLILARQKATSRLGTLFGRDTDWILEHAPCDVVFVQHERHTPVDDIVIVTDRSPFNDPLKVELANTLATQLDARLRFLYAVSDNASDELVQTVEDYHAELDALCTVPVESSIVRANDAVDGLSADLEPADLVMLSTVTHRRLPDLLIEQRSDRLAAAIEQPVLLVHSKKTRRGSFLRPILERVLFD
- a CDS encoding DUF1028 domain-containing protein; translated protein: MTFSICATVDGRHGVAVATKAITVGSTASFVCRSGAVCTQAMTSTPLGVQTIRALEAGEPIGATVERLLADDPHAVVRQIHGVDASGETVAVTGDECVETAGERVGPDYTVAGNMLVGEDVLGAMADRFETTVGQSLDERLLATLEAGANAGGDKRGEYPQSAALAVFDPDEPHLAHDLRVDEHDDAVAELARVHDLASTVGSEWAAEYPRADLQRHPE